Proteins encoded by one window of Winogradskyella sp. PG-2:
- the pfkA gene encoding 6-phosphofructokinase, producing MADTIKKIGVFTSGGDSPGMNAAVRSVVRACAFHNIECVGIYRGYEGMIDGDFITMNARSVKGIINKGGTILKSARSKEFRTKEGRKKAHQQLIKEGIDALVVIGGDGSFTGAMIFNQEYGFPVMGIPGTIDNDIFGTTHTLGYDTALNTVVEVIDKIRDTASSHNRLFFVEVMGRDVGHIALNVGIAGGAEEILIPEEDLGLDRLVESLRRSKKSGKSSSIVVVAEGDKIGKSVFELKDYVDQNMEGYDVRVSVLGHLQRGGSPSCFDRVLASRMGVKAVEGLKEGKSNYMVGLKNDVIDLTPFDQAVKGKSKINMELLRVSDIMSI from the coding sequence ATGGCAGATACAATCAAAAAAATAGGCGTTTTTACTTCTGGAGGAGATTCTCCGGGTATGAATGCTGCTGTTAGATCTGTAGTTAGAGCATGTGCTTTTCACAATATAGAATGTGTTGGTATTTATAGAGGCTATGAAGGGATGATTGATGGCGACTTTATTACTATGAATGCTCGTAGTGTAAAAGGTATTATTAATAAAGGTGGTACAATTCTAAAATCTGCACGTTCTAAAGAGTTTAGAACAAAAGAAGGAAGAAAGAAAGCACATCAACAATTAATAAAAGAAGGTATTGACGCTTTAGTTGTTATTGGTGGTGATGGAAGTTTTACAGGTGCAATGATTTTTAATCAAGAATATGGCTTCCCAGTTATGGGAATTCCTGGAACTATAGATAACGATATTTTTGGTACTACACATACTTTAGGCTACGATACAGCTTTAAATACTGTTGTAGAGGTTATCGATAAAATTAGAGATACTGCAAGTTCACACAATCGTTTGTTTTTTGTTGAAGTAATGGGACGTGATGTAGGACATATAGCTCTTAATGTTGGTATTGCTGGTGGTGCAGAAGAAATTTTAATTCCTGAAGAAGATTTAGGTCTAGATAGGTTAGTTGAATCTTTACGACGAAGTAAAAAGTCTGGAAAATCATCGAGTATAGTTGTAGTTGCAGAAGGTGATAAAATAGGAAAAAGCGTGTTTGAGCTGAAAGATTATGTTGACCAGAATATGGAAGGATATGATGTAAGAGTTTCGGTACTTGGGCATTTACAGCGTGGAGGCTCACCATCTTGTTTTGATCGTGTATTAGCGAGTAGAATGGGTGTGAAGGCTGTTGAGGGGTTAAAAGAAGGGAAAAGTAATTATATGGTTGGTCTTAAAAATGATGTTATTGATTTAACACCATTTGATCAAGCTGTAAAAGGAAAATCAAAAATTAATATGGAACTCTTAAGAGTTTCGGATATAATGTCAATTTAA
- a CDS encoding M24 family metallopeptidase, with translation MNFLRVLFCLASISIYSQQILPERQRAEVVDTILKDRFDNLLPKLMDDTGFDMWILISREYNEDPVLKTMLPATWLNARRRTIIVFYRNKEENTIEKLAVARYNFGKNIISAWDKEKEPNQWKRLMQIIDERKPKTIGLNYSDSFNICDGIVKTDYEAFMNNLSKSYKSKVKSAEQLAISWIETRTGTEIVIYNQLIDITHDIISEAFSEKVITPGITTTTDVEWWMRDKVTSLGLETWFHPTVDVQRTAEELGNHLYAFSNRPEDMVILPGDLVHCDFGITYLRLNTDCQELAYVLKPDETEPPKYLVDALKDGNRVQDIFTSNFKTDKTGNQVLSESLEEGKAEGFRPAIYTHPLGNYGHSSGTTLGMWDSQGGVPVTGDYPLHENTVYAIELNTTVTIPEWKRDIRIMLEEAGFWGENGFRYVNGRQTKLLTIPRIKDHQGN, from the coding sequence ATGAATTTTCTTAGAGTTTTATTTTGCTTAGCTTCTATATCAATATACAGTCAACAAATACTACCTGAGCGGCAACGTGCTGAAGTAGTAGATACTATTTTAAAAGATAGATTTGATAATCTATTACCCAAGCTTATGGACGATACAGGTTTTGATATGTGGATTTTAATTTCTCGCGAATACAATGAAGATCCAGTTTTAAAAACAATGTTGCCAGCAACTTGGCTTAATGCCAGACGCAGAACAATCATTGTGTTTTATAGAAATAAAGAAGAAAATACAATAGAAAAACTTGCTGTAGCACGTTATAATTTTGGTAAAAATATTATTTCGGCATGGGATAAAGAAAAAGAACCAAATCAATGGAAGCGCTTAATGCAAATAATTGATGAGCGCAAACCCAAAACCATAGGTTTAAACTATTCTGATAGTTTTAATATATGTGATGGTATTGTCAAAACTGATTATGAAGCATTTATGAATAACCTTTCTAAGTCTTATAAATCAAAAGTAAAATCTGCCGAACAATTGGCAATAAGCTGGATAGAAACGCGCACTGGAACGGAGATTGTGATTTATAATCAATTAATTGATATAACTCATGATATAATTTCTGAAGCATTTTCTGAAAAAGTAATTACTCCAGGAATTACAACTACTACTGATGTTGAATGGTGGATGCGAGATAAAGTAACTTCGTTGGGTTTAGAAACTTGGTTTCATCCAACTGTAGATGTACAGCGAACAGCTGAAGAATTAGGAAATCACTTATATGCTTTTTCAAATCGACCTGAGGATATGGTAATTCTTCCTGGTGATTTAGTGCATTGTGATTTTGGCATTACATACTTAAGACTAAATACAGACTGCCAAGAATTAGCTTATGTATTAAAACCAGATGAAACAGAGCCACCAAAATATTTAGTGGATGCTTTAAAGGATGGGAATCGTGTTCAAGATATATTCACTTCTAATTTCAAAACAGATAAAACGGGTAATCAAGTTCTAAGCGAATCTTTAGAAGAAGGTAAAGCTGAAGGTTTCAGACCAGCAATTTACACACACCCTTTAGGAAATTATGGCCACTCATCTGGTACAACATTAGGTATGTGGGATTCTCAAGGTGGTGTTCCAGTTACAGGCGATTATCCTTTGCACGAAAATACAGTTTATGCTATAGAGTTAAATACAACCGTTACTATTCCTGAATGGAAAAGAGACATAAGAATTATGTTAGAGGAAGCAGGTTTTTGGGGAGAAAATGGATTTAGATATGTAAACGGTCGCCAAACTAAATTATTGACAATACCTAGAATTAAAGATCATCAAGGGAATTAA
- a CDS encoding N-acetylglucosamine kinase: MILITDGGSTKCDWIAIDNQGNQAVDKIRTKGLNPAIIAEKKLKKIIRKSEELMALSNEVTHVFFYGAGCGTEKPRLSLKSIIEEYFPNAKVEVREDTYAAVRASINKNDEAAVVCILGTGSNCSYFDGKDLHQRVDSLGFILMDDASGNYFGKQLIRDYYFNKMPDTIKVAFAHKHNLDADFIKYNVYKQPNPSAYLADHAEFMFINKDSDYVKGVMRKGISLFAENMILQFKDELDKGVPVHFAGSIAYFAQNEIKEVAQEFGFKVGNFVRRPIEGLVGYHVKNLVI, encoded by the coding sequence ATGATTTTAATTACAGATGGAGGTTCGACAAAGTGTGACTGGATTGCTATTGATAATCAAGGTAATCAAGCTGTAGACAAAATAAGAACCAAAGGTTTAAATCCTGCTATCATTGCGGAAAAAAAGCTAAAGAAAATTATTAGAAAAAGTGAAGAATTAATGGCTCTTTCCAATGAGGTTACTCATGTTTTCTTTTATGGTGCTGGTTGTGGAACTGAGAAGCCAAGATTGTCGTTAAAATCTATTATTGAAGAATACTTCCCAAATGCCAAAGTTGAAGTTAGAGAAGATACCTATGCAGCTGTAAGAGCATCAATTAATAAAAATGACGAAGCTGCTGTGGTTTGTATTTTAGGTACAGGATCTAATTGTAGTTATTTTGACGGTAAAGATTTGCATCAACGTGTAGATAGTTTAGGTTTTATATTAATGGATGATGCAAGTGGAAACTATTTCGGTAAGCAATTAATAAGAGACTATTATTTTAATAAAATGCCAGATACTATAAAGGTAGCATTTGCTCATAAGCATAATTTAGATGCTGATTTTATTAAGTATAACGTATATAAGCAACCTAATCCTAGTGCATATTTAGCAGATCATGCAGAATTTATGTTTATTAATAAAGATTCTGATTATGTAAAAGGGGTAATGCGTAAAGGTATTAGTCTATTTGCGGAAAATATGATTCTACAATTTAAAGACGAATTAGATAAAGGAGTCCCTGTGCATTTTGCAGGATCTATAGCTTATTTTGCTCAGAATGAGATTAAAGAAGTTGCTCAAGAGTTTGGATTTAAAGTAGGTAATTTTGTGAGACGACCGATTGAAGGTTTAGTAGGTTATCATGTTAAGAACCTAGTAATTTAG
- the gap gene encoding type I glyceraldehyde-3-phosphate dehydrogenase, with translation MSDLKLGINGFGRIGRIVFRATVKRSDVDVVAINDLLDVNHLAYLLKYDSVHGRFDGTVDVKDGNLVVDGKTIRVTAERDPKNLKWDEAGADVVAECTGIFTTLETAQYHIDGGAKKVVISAPSKDAPMFVMGVNDDNLTASNTIVSNASCTTNCLAPLAKVIEDNFGIEEALMTTIHAATSTQFTVDAPSRKNYRLGRSAINNIIPTSTGAAKAVGKVIPKLDGKLTGMAFRVPTVDVSVVDLTVKTKDATSLEAIKTAVKKAAAGSMKGVMGYTEDAVVSQDFVSEVKTSVFDADSAIELNSKFFKLVSWYDNEFGYSNKLVDLAQKVNDL, from the coding sequence ATGTCAGATTTAAAATTAGGAATCAATGGATTCGGTAGAATTGGAAGAATTGTTTTTAGAGCAACAGTAAAGCGCAGTGACGTAGATGTTGTAGCGATTAATGATTTATTAGATGTGAACCATTTAGCTTACTTATTAAAGTACGATTCTGTTCACGGAAGATTTGATGGTACAGTTGATGTTAAAGACGGAAACTTAGTAGTTGATGGAAAAACAATCAGAGTTACTGCAGAAAGAGATCCAAAGAACTTAAAATGGGATGAAGCTGGAGCTGATGTAGTTGCAGAGTGTACAGGTATTTTCACAACTTTAGAGACTGCACAATATCATATAGATGGTGGAGCTAAGAAAGTAGTGATTTCTGCACCAAGTAAAGACGCTCCAATGTTTGTAATGGGTGTAAATGATGACAATTTAACGGCGAGTAATACAATTGTTTCTAATGCATCATGTACAACGAACTGTTTAGCACCTTTAGCTAAAGTTATTGAAGATAATTTTGGTATCGAAGAAGCTTTGATGACTACAATTCATGCAGCAACATCTACGCAATTTACTGTAGATGCACCATCTCGTAAAAATTATAGATTAGGACGTAGTGCAATTAATAATATTATACCAACGTCTACTGGAGCTGCTAAGGCAGTAGGAAAAGTAATTCCTAAATTAGATGGGAAATTAACAGGTATGGCATTCAGAGTACCAACTGTAGACGTTTCTGTTGTAGATTTAACTGTAAAGACAAAAGATGCTACATCTTTAGAAGCAATTAAAACTGCTGTTAAGAAAGCTGCTGCTGGATCTATGAAAGGTGTAATGGGCTATACTGAAGATGCTGTAGTATCTCAAGATTTTGTAAGTGAAGTTAAAACAAGTGTCTTTGATGCAGATTCTGCAATAGAATTAAACTCAAAATTCTTTAAATTAGTATCTTGGTACGATAATGAATTCGGATATTCTAACAAATTAGTTGATTTAGCACAAAAAGTGAACGATTTATAA